Proteins encoded within one genomic window of Anopheles gambiae chromosome 3, idAnoGambNW_F1_1, whole genome shotgun sequence:
- the LOC1280004 gene encoding U3 small nucleolar RNA-associated protein 18 homolog, producing MTMESDDDLDHLVTSQVSEVRKTVTVVKASNADDALSDEDEATSIKSESDDDEETAGESLRPPHTELPDSDVSIKSEPESENDEDDDSGDAEKDLLISNYLSALKSSMSEANDHGDESDDEDDVSIKSEDESEDEVGSVKSEPVTESDSELSQDESNEIKDEQEEEKPATAGKKQQKNKKKKEKIKVQGSDKKAAGKSQERTVKKAKEEKGSVRSGKIKSKVSKKKAKASAIDQPGSKQEKELMSLVFGGKDELLSNLTKSEKKSDKTDPAQGGKKKQAKQTPKKRRAVWHDSDDDDEEDTANMKRNKFTYDELPEQLTKERRRKQFEQIVGQPRWADLDRVREPDSDEEMLQTVGHVVKGAAASQGLPKGIIELKKLKNLNRETKIEGKISCINFHPTSMVAMMTGNRGLVSIVAVDGVRNEKLHTLWLQKVRISCSRLSPDGNEAIFGSYRKFFHVYNLLSGQSDTLKIPERDTWQMKNFRISRCGKYLASVGECGEVHLMDARTKDVLQTIQLRYTCQSLAFTTDSRYLLCHSNDTEVSVFSLEQKRIVNVFQDEGCVNGSCIAICPNGQFVATGSRQGIVNLYTLEVTLTEKQPVPVKTFNNLTTYIDSLAFNATSELLVIASSTVKNAVRLIHVRSRTVFRNFPLHMTHLGHVSAAEFSPSGGYLALGTKQSTVLLFRVKHYPNY from the coding sequence ATGACGATGGAAAGCGACGATGATTTGGATCATCTTGTTACCAGCCAAGTCAGTGAGGTGCGAAAGACGGTAACCGTTGTGAAAGCATCCAACGCGGACGATGCGCTATCCGACGAAGATGAAGCGACATCAATCAAATCGGAGAGTGACGATGATGAAGAGACCGCCGGGGAATCATTGAGGCCTCCCCATACTGAGCTTCCAGATTCGGATGTGTCGATAAAATCGGAACCGGAATCAGAaaacgacgaggacgacgattCTGGTGACGCGGAGAAGGATTTGCTCATTTCCAACTACCTCAGCGCTCTAAAGTCTTCCATGAGCGAAGCGAACGATCATGGGGATGAATCGGATGACGAGGATGATGTGTCGATCAAGTCGGAGGATGAAAGTGAAGATGAAGTTGGTTCCGTAAAATCTGAACCCGTAACAGAGAGTGATTCCGAACTGTCGCAGGATGAATCGAACGAGATCAAGGatgagcaggaggaggagaagcCGGCCACTGCCGGcaagaaacagcaaaaaaacaaaaagaaaaaggaaaagattaAGGTCCAAGGCTCGGACAAAAAGGCGGCAGGAAAGTCACAGGAACGCACTGTGAAGAAagcaaaggaagaaaaggGTTCGGTACGCTCCGGCAAAATTAAATCGAAAGTATCGAAAAAGAAAGCTAAAGCTTCCGCCATAGACCAGCCCGGTTCGAAACAGGAAAAAGAGCTTATGTCGCTTGTATTCGGTGGCAAGGATGAGCTCTTATCGAACTTAACTAAATcggaaaagaaaagcgacAAAACCGACCCGGCACAGGGCGGAAAGAAGaagcaagcaaagcaaacgCCCAAAAAACGGCGCGCCGTCTGGCACGATtcagacgacgacgatgaggaaGATACGGCCAACATGAAGCGCAACAAGTTCACCTACGACGAGCTGCCGGAACAGCTGACCAAGGAGCGCCGGCGTAAGCAGTTCGAGCAGATCGTGGGTCAACCAAGATGGGCCGATCTGGATCGCGTCCGCGAGCCCGATTCCGACGAGGAGATGCTGCAGACGGTCGGGCATGTCGTGAAGGGTGCAGCGGCGTCCCAGGGCCTACCGAAGGGTATAATCGAGCTGAAGAAGCTGAAAAATCTGAACCGCGAAACGAAGATCGAAGGCAAAATCTCCTGCATCAACTTCCATCCGACGTCGATGGTGGCGATGATGACGGGGAACCGGGGCCTGGTGTCGATCGTCGCAGTGGATGGCGTGCGCAACGAGAAGCTGCACACGCTCTGGCTGCAGAAGGTGCGGATCAGCTGCAGCCGGCTGTCGCCGGACGGGAACGAGGCGATCTTCGGCAGCTATCGGAAGTTCTTCCACGTGTACAACCTGCTCAGCGGTCAGAGCGATACGCTGAAAATACCCGAGCGCGACACGTGGCAGATGAAGAACTTTCGCATTTCGCGCTGCGGCAAGTACCTGGCGTCCGTCGGCGAATGTGGCGAGGTGCATCTGATGGACGCGAGAACGAAGGATGTGCTGCAAACGATCCAGCTGCGCTACACGTGCCAATCGCTGGCGTTTACGACCGACTCGCGCTACCTGCTGTGCCACAGCAACGATACGGAGGTGAGCGTGTTCAGCCTGGAGCAGAAGCGGATAGTGAACGTGTTCCAGGACGAAGGGTGCGTTAATGGATCGTGTATAGCGATCTGCCCGAATGGGCAGTTTGTGGCGACTGGCAGTCGACAGGGGATTGTTAATCTGTACACGCTGGAGGTGACACTGACGGAGAAGCAACCGGTACCGGTGAAGACGTTCAACAATTTGACCACGTACATCGATTCGCTCGCGTTCAATGCGACCTCGGAGTTGCTGGTGATCGCGTCATCGACCGTGAAGAATGCGGTCAGGCTGATTCACGTCAGGAGCAGAACGGTGTTCCGCAACTTCCCACTGCACATGACGCATCTGGGGCACGTCAGTGCGGCCGAATTTTCTCCCTCGGGAGGATATTTAGCGCTGGGCACGAAGCAAAGCACTGTGCTGCTGTTTAGAGTGAAGCATTACCCTAACTATTGA
- the LOC1280002 gene encoding coiled-coil domain-containing protein 93 isoform X1, with amino-acid sequence MATKNIFSKHLPNVKLATRFDADGNEIQVERREDEEQKRKEQDIIDTLVGAGYYRAHIQGLSSFDKIVGGMTWCIEACDYDVNVDLLFHENLTIGQKIALTEKIVGVLPRMKCPFLIEPHQIQGLDFINIFPVVQWLVKRSVENRSKKADTLRKLAATQFQNHGTLESDRELQRLRAKQLANLQAIESKYLPKRGFKLRKAAGGGWIPVRPKDVADQETPDGALEDVLEADVDEEEGEEDVSVSTEQELNFDVLFKNIAKEHNISVELTEADRSTLAKTYDDMKQTLSGEAIEQVSERNRIKAQLALKLALEKKLELALSECEQLKTTVQEEEQQLKEASSQKEALEEEIRNLDNLEITEANQKILDHVKELVLKNERMKKQETQFKENCKKELAELQQKIDKAETSTPDEDMLELQRQLDMELERLKSLRLQLAKKNRSYVAIKRQLDTVPDRTELAQYQRRFLELYNQVSAKHRETKQFYTLYNTLDDTKLYLEKELSLLNSIYDNYANAMQTPHSREQFVQQFETIVEGIRATKAKLKKKCDDERAKRDGLNGQLVCLMEQQRKYATTVKQLTMECQRNEALMQHLKALKASAQQQQQQQ; translated from the exons ATGGCAACGAAGAACATCTTTTCCAAGCATCTGCCGAACGTGAAGCTGGCGACACGGTTCGACGCGGACGGGAACGAAATTCAG GTGGAAAGGCGGGAAGACGAAGAGCAGAAGCGGAAGGAGCAGGATATTATCGATACGCTCGTCGGTGCTGGCTACTACCGGGCCCACATACAGGGCCTGTCCTCCTTCGACAAGATAGTGGGCGGCATGACCTGGTGCATCGAGGCCTGCGACTATGACGTCAATGTGGATCTGCTGTTTCACGAGAATCTTACCATCGGTCAGAAGAT TGCTTTGACGGAGAAAATTGTCGGCGTGCTGCCCCGCATGAAGTGTCCGTTCCTGATCGAGCCGCATCAAATACAGGGGCTGGATTTTATCAACATTTTCCCGGTGGTTCAGTGGCTGGTGAAGCGTTCGGTGGAAAATCGAAGCAAAAAGGCGGACACACTGCGGAAGCTCGCGGCGACCCAGTTCCAGAACCACGGCACCCTCGAATCGGACCGGGAGCTGCAGCGGCTGCGCGCCAAGCAGCTGGCCAATCTGCAGGCCATCGAGTCGAAGTATCTGCCGAAAAGAGGGTTTAAGCTGCGTAAAGCAGCCGGTGGCGGTTGGATACCGGTGCGGCCGAAGGATGTGGCGGACCAGGAGACACCCGATGGAGCGTTGGAAGACGTGCTGGAGGCGGACGTGGACGAGGAGGAAGGAGAGGAAGACGTATCAGTGTCTACCGAACAGGAG cttaattttgatgttttgtttaaaaatatcgCAAAAGAG CACAACATTTCGGTGGAGCTCACAGAAGCGGACCGTTCCACGTTGGCCAAAACATACGACGACATGAAGCAAACCCTTTCCGGCGAAGCTATCGAGCAAGTATCGGAACGAAATCGCATCAAAGCTCAGTTGGCGCTGAAGCTTGCGCTGGAGAAAAAGCTTGAGCTCGCATTAAGCGAGTGTGAGCAGCTAAAAACGACGGTACAGGAAGAGGAACAGCAGCTGAAGGAGGCCAGCAGTCAAAAGGAAGCCCTCGAGGAGGAAATTAGAAATCTCGACAATCTGGAAATTACGGAAGCTAATCAAAA AATTCTTGACCACGTCAAAGAGTTGGTGCTGAAGAATGAACGCATGAAGAAGCAGGAAACACAGTTtaaagaaaattgcaaaaaagagTTGGCAGAGTTGCAGCAGAAAATTGA CAAAGCGGAAACATCAACCCCCGATGAGGATATGCTGGAGCTGCAGAGACAGCTCGACATGGAGCTGGAGCGCTTGAAGTCGCTTCGGCTGCAGCTTGCCAAAAAGAACCGTTCCTATGTGGCTATCAAGCGCCAGCTGGACACCGTACCGGATCGTACCGAGTTGGCGCAATATCAGCGAAGATTCCTTGAGCTATACAATCAAG TGAGTGCAAAGCATCGTGAAACGAAACAATTCTACACACTGTACAACACGCTGGACGACACGAAGCTGTATCTGGAGAAGGAACTGTCGCTGCTGAATTCGATCTACGATAATTACGCGAACGCTATGCAGACGCCACACTCGCGCGAACAATTCGTGCAGCAGTTTGAAACGATCGTGGAAGGCATTCGGGCCACGAAAGCGAAGTTGAAGAAGAAATGTGACGAcgagcgagcgaaacgggacgGACTGAACGGTCAGCTGGTGTGTCTGATGGAGCAGCAGCGCAAGTACGCAACCACGGTCAAGCAGCTCACGATGGAATGCCAACGAAACGAGGCACTTATGCAGCACCTCAAAGCGCTGAAAGCAtccgcccagcagcagcagcagcagcaataa
- the LOC133392888 gene encoding ubiquinol-cytochrome c reductase complex assembly factor 6 yields the protein MPAGVPMRQYLSFMAAALLSMFVGSQVVHTYYHPLRDLNYYVEREIKMQRLREVAQPPENSTPAQGS from the coding sequence atgCCGGCCGGTGTTCCTATGCGACAGTATCTGTCCTTCATGGCAGCCGCCCTGCTGTCCATGTTTGTCGGATCGCAAGTAGTGCACACGTACTATCACCCGCTACGAGACCTTAACTACTACGTCGAGCGAGAAATCAAGATGCAACGGTTACGCGAAGTTGCGCAGCCACCGGAAAACTCAACTCCTGCTCAGGGAAGCTAA
- the LOC1280003 gene encoding small integral membrane protein 4, giving the protein MIIRKSKTLKELLDRWPGKRTLGIYRFLPIFFGLGAALEFSMIHWRVGETNFYNTFKKRQAKEIVEEKLRLHQLEPIPRG; this is encoded by the exons ATGATTATTCGCAAGAGCAAAACGCTAAAAGAGCTATTGGATCGATGGCCCGGTAAGCGAACGCTGGGCATCTATCGGTTCCTGCCCATCTTCTTCGGACTCGGAGCGGCGTTGGAGTTTTCCATGATCCACTGGCGTGTAGGGGAGACCAATTTTT ATAATACGTTCAAAAAGCGCCAGGCAAAGGAAATTGTGGAGGAAAAGTTGCGCCTCCATCAGCTGGAACCAATTCCGCGCGGCTAA
- the LOC1280001 gene encoding VWFA and cache domain-containing protein CG16868: MKRLSYTVQYYLGMLVLVVVVLLLGPIPLRCQGALASSSTIFVNSLVPLISNVSVSVPISSDNKRVPSVAVISSPTSSSPPSTSSVTPSMPVTGNAATASASGPVEYGIQELAKSLENTFDHIRNGELSVTNVQKLYDNMEITTTIHNDVELLERIALKLTRKLNQTIAVIEELRRYIQTTGTKYGAKYNTLLNPCPYSELINPWEDEAPFDLQSFIQSTKQSNVSLTRPYSASGDILVSGGGANSSAVTGFLDFSAFPANADSDRPRIRVTDQTIDDNNANLQQLFAEHSAHLDEHYLSYRQQFYLSSLDHASAYKCHYYPRDGRLKALFLSAVRNKHVLILLDVGNTITYDQLEVAKAISKFVLYLLNENDRVAVVAVGQRVITSDDFFDCRAANRFVRATMDEKDRLVDFIDSLNRTKQTTDHAAGFQYAFDAFSDIYRTHDDEVPIVFLYLGRALLPASSVVPKAILQTIHEGQTRLPYPVIINSCLILLDEREVAQEKQLIADISTQNYARYNLSLVIYPAGKMVMISKHSFDAQRFIVALMEPFLSAGRFIEEHLRIHLPYYDASLQDTLVTVSYPAGTHGLVGVDLYLSDLVEHVAYYRQQDDSYAFLIDLQGNTIMHPSFPRPLAARGSFYITNITRLEQEHFAPAFKRMLADPEGNLRINHYGTNRTTMYYWKRVYSYIVCIVRTLDVAEPDNSLTVDGASRILHAPIHYLHPGAETPDGRNSVEYNFIAASSITAKNLLSTLLYHRIDIFPPQLQRPPVEMLPSGGDGSLCRLVKQLAVADASTLYLSASSFQSPFTHIRNNREAGAGEEVNVRTIQNIMAYLRDTYGKLLFANPGLQPDVRSDVLALLQILFDYQLHHVQSNLSRYVVRRYAATVNGVLQTFPGGLLDTDLEPTKRPWFVKAMEYPGRLVFTQPYLDAGGAGYVVSVAYAIFEGRTGGTATPSGNTPHRPIAVVALDFTQAFFYKLLLDSATVCSMDNIKCFLMDDRGYLVAHPMLADPPLRPGNARRPVEHITHKESQVANDILNHKQLVTKKMCYNYVNRTVQRFYQFNMSLSASDVITNLMYGEKTKYQITLIPGTNMFLGIVNSTNDGGAFCPCSTVGNSCLNCNRMEQTECECPCECPLDYGVSEQDGGCATVPKRSKTAGSFPVPLCSPLPEELISMNAINYEADYELKSCTNINCEDYQTQSECMGLVGCEWCQVDVDGENRLNTPFCTAQLACFNGVFGAPTPYGDAAYTGNNMESILPPAYSSIGPVAGAILALCLVVGFAMYCFRQNADQSGASEHLYDDLVADHCHGLPLSRFDLDDGSPSDDCDISRTNAKQNLLLNGQHNANYMIIPNVASPYQMSADYRRPNGGGGGGSSDHGYSTMTHHEESEHLCLSNVDPQGIATAHGGGGGAHGAGSGGKRLSMSDSASISTSVSSPYSNHTGGPGSSFLSKPPMLNESKMIGKAIDRFADPNPMQTLLPSPTSISRTGVMGATTILPPGSPISGTTSGHHILVPVTVHRNMEIS; the protein is encoded by the exons ATGAAGCGACTTTCCTACACCGTCCAGTATTATTTGGGAatgttggtgctggtggtggtggtgctgctgctggggccgATTCCGCTACGGTGCCAGGGAGCGCTAGCGTCCTCTAGCACAATTTTTGTAAATAGCCTAGTTCCATTGATAAGCAATGTAAGTGTAAGCGTACCGATAAGTTCCGATAACAAACGAGTGCCTTCGGTGGCGGTGATATCTTCTCCTACATCATCGTCACCCCCGTCTACGTCGTCCGTGACACCTTCGATGCCCGTTACCGGCAATGCGGCGACAGCATCTGCCTCCGGTCCCGTGGAATACGGGATccaggagctggcgaaatcgCTCGAAAACACTTTCGATCACATTCGAAATGGGGAGCTGAGTGTCACGAATGTGCAG AAACTGTACGACAACATGGAAATAACCACAACGATACACAACGATGTAGAGCTGCTGGAGAGGATCGCTCTGAAGCTAACACGGAAGCTCAACCAGACCATTGCGGTGATTGAAGAGCTGCGCCGGTACATCCAAACTACCGGCACGAAGTACGGTGCCAAGTACAACACGCTCCTCAACCCGTGCCCGTACAGTGAGCTCATCAACCCGTGGGAAGACGAAGCACCGTTCGATCTGCAAAGCTTCATCCAGAGCACGAAGCAGTCGAACGTGTCCCTTACCCGTCCGTACTCTGCTTCCGGCGATATCTTGGTAAGCGGTGGGGGCGCTAACAGCAGCGCCGTTACCGGGTTCCTCGACTTCAGTGCCTTTCCGGCAAATGCGGACTCCGATCGTCCCAGGATCCGTGTCACCGATCAAACGATCGACGACAATAACGCCAACCTGCAGCAGCTCTTTGCCGAACACAGTGCGCACTTGGATGAGCATTACCTGAGCTATCGGCAGCAGTTCTATCTGTCCTCGTTGGATCATGCCAGCGCGTACAAGTGCCACTACTATCCCCGTGATGGCCGGCTGAAGGCCCTGTTCCTATCGGCGGTGCGCAACAAGCACGTGCTGATCCTGCTGGACGTCGGCAACACGATCACGTACGATCAGCTCGAGGTGGCGAAAGCCATCAGCAAGTTTGTGCTGTACCTGCTCAACGAAAACGATCGCGTTGCGGTGGTAGCGGTCGGGCAGCGCGTCATCACGTCggacgactttttcgactgccGGGCGGCGAACCGGTTTGTGCGCGCAACGATGGACGAGAAGGATCGGCTGGTGGACTTTATTGATTCGCTCAATCGTACCAAACAAACGACGGACCATGCCGCGGGCTTTCAGTACGCGTTTGATGCCTTTTCGGACATTTACCGTACGCATGATGATGAAGTGCCGATCGTTTTCCTGTACCTTGGCCGTGCGCTGCTACCGGCCAGCTCGGTGGTACCGAAAGCCATCCTGCAAACGATTCACGAAGGTCAAACGCGCCTACCGTATCCGGTCATCATCAACAGTTGCTTGATATTGCTGGACGAACGGGAGGTGGCACAGGAGAAGCAGCTGATCGCTGACATTAGCACCCAAAACTATGCCCGCTACAACCTTTCCCTGGTAATCTATCCGGCGGGAAAGATGGTCATGATATCGAAGCATTCGTTCGATGCGCAGCGTTTCATAGTGGCGCTGATGGAACCGTTTCTCAGTGCGGGCCGATTCATCGAGGAGCATTTGCGGATCCATTTGCCGTACTATGACGCGTCGCTGCAGGATACCCTCGTGACGGTAAGCTATCCCGCCGGAACGCATGGACTCGTGGGGGTGGATCTCTATCTGAGCGATCTGGTCGAGCACGTGGCGTACTACCGGCAGCAGGATGATTCGTACGCCTTCCTGATCGATCTGCAGGGCAACACAATTATGCATCCTTCGTTCCCGCGACCACTAGCGGCACGGGGAAGCTTCTACATCACGAACATCACGCGCTTGGAGCAGGAACATTTCGCACCCGCCTTCAAGCGCATGCTGGCCGATCCGGAAGGTAACTTGCGTATCAATCACTACGGCACGAACCGGACGACCATGTACTACTGGAAGCGAGTGTACTCGTACATCGTGTGCATCGTGCGCACGCTGGATGTAGCGGAGCCGGACAACTCCCTGACCGTCGATGGCGCCTCCCGCATTCTGCACGCACCGATACACTACCTTCACCCGGGCGCAGAAACGCCCGACGGAAGGAATAGCGTGGAGTACAACTTTATCGCCGCTAGCAGCATCACCGCGAAAAATCTACTCTCCACACTGCTGTACCATCGCATCGACATATTTCCACCTCAGCTGCAGCGACCGCCCGTCGAAATGTTACCGTCCGGTGGCGATGGATCGCTGTGCCGGCTGGTCAAGCAGCTGGCTGTAGCGGACGCTAGCACGCTCTACCTCAGCGCTTCCTCGTTCCAGTCGCCGTTCACGCACATTCGCAACAACCGTGAGGCCGGCGCGGGTGAGGAGGTGAACGTGCGCACCATTCAAAACATTATGGCGTACCTAAGGGACACGTACGGCAAGCTGCTGTTCGCCAACCCGGGGCTGCAGCCGGACGTGCGCAGTGATGTGCTCGCGCTGCTGCAAATTCTCTTCGACTATCAGCTGCACCACGTGCAGAGCAATCTGAGCCGGTACGTGGTGCGACGGTATGCGGCGACGGTGAACGGTGTGCTGCAGACGTTCCCGGGCGGCTTGCTCGATACCGATCTCGAGCCGACCAAGCGGCCGTGGTTCGTCAAAGCGATGGAGTACCCGGGACGGTTGGTGTTCACCCAGCCGTACCTGGATGCGGGCGGGGCCGGTTACGTCGTGAGTGTGGCGTACGCCATATTCGAAGGTCGCACGGGAGGTACTGCCACCCCGTCCGGCAACACTCCGCACCGACCGATCGCCGTTGTAGCGCTGGACTTTACGCAGGCATTCTTCTACAAACTGTTGCTCGATTCAGCGACGGTTTGCAGTATGGATAACATCAAGTGTTTCCTGATGGACGATCGAGGCTATCTGGTGGCGCATCCGATGCTTGCGGATCCGCCGCTGCGGCCCGGGAATGCGCGCCGTCCCGTGGAACACATCACGCACAAGGAGTCGCAGGTGGCGAACGACATTCTCAACCACAAACAGTTGGTCACGAAGAAGATGTGCTACAACTATGTCAACCGGACGGTGCAGCGGTTCTATCAGTTTAATATGAGCCTCTCGGCATCGGACGTCATCACTAATCTGATGTACGGCGAGAAAACAAAGTACCAGATAACGCTCATTCCGGGCACGAATATGTTCCTCGGCATTGTCAACTCGACGAACGATGGTGGTGCCTTCTGTCCTTGCAGTACG GTTGGCAACTCCTGCCTGAACTGCAATCGGATGGAGCAGACGGAGTGTGAGTGTCCGTGCGAATGTCCACTGGACTACGGTGTATCAGAGCAGGACGGTGGCTGCGCGACGGTTCCCAAGCGTTCCAAAACGGCAGGAAGCTTCCCGGTGCCGCTCTGCTCCCCACTGCCCGAGGAGCTTATTTCGATGAACGCCATCAACTATGAGGCGGATTACGAGCTGAAGAGCTGCACCAACATTAATTGTGAGGATTACCAGACGCAGAGCGAGTGTATGG GATTGGTCGGCTGTGAATGGTGCCAGGTGGATGTGGATGGTGAAAATCGCCTCAACACACCGTTCTGTACCGCCCAGTTGGCCTGCTTTAACGGGGTGTTTGGAGCGCCCACACCGTACGGTGATGCCGCCTACACCGGCAACAACATGGAGTCCATCTTGCCACCCGCGTACAGCTCGATTGGGCCCGTGGCCGGCGCTATATTGGCGCTCTGTCTTgtggtcggttttgcgatgtACTGCTTCCGCCAGAATGCCGATCAAAGTGGAGCGTCGGAGCATTTGTACGACGATTTGGTCGCAGATCACTGCCACGGTTTGCCGCTGTCCCGTTTCGATCTCGACGATGGCAGCCCGTCCGACGATTGCGACATTAGCCGTACCAATGCGAAGCAAAATCTGCTGCTCAACGGGCAGCACAACGCCAACTACATGATTATTCCGAATGTGGCCTCCCCGTACCAGATGTCGGCGGACTATCGGCGTCCGaacgggggtggtggtggaggctCGTCCGATCATGGGTACTCCACCATGACGCACCACGAGGAATCGGAACACCTGTGCCTGTCCAATGTGGATCCGCAGGGAATAGCGACCgcgcacggtggtggtggtggtgcgcacGGGGCCGGTTCGGGCGGCAAACGGCTCTCGATGTCGGACAGTGCATCGATCAGCACGTCCGTTTCGAGCCCGTACAGCAACCATACCGGCGGTCCGGGCAGTTCCTTTCTCTCCAAGCCGCCGATGCTTAACGAGTCGAAAATGATCGGCAAGGCGATCGATCGGTTTGCGGATCCGAATCCGATGCAAACGCTGCTACCGTCCCCGACGTCCATCTCGAGAACGGGAGTGATGGGAGCAACGACCATACTGCCCCCCGGATCGCCCATCTCCGGCACGACCAGTGGGCATCACATTCTCGTCCCAGTAACCGTCCATCGAAATATGGAAATTTCTTAG
- the LOC1280002 gene encoding coiled-coil domain-containing protein 93 isoform X2 gives MATKNIFSKHLPNVKLATRFDADGNEIQVERREDEEQKRKEQDIIDTLVGAGYYRAHIQGLSSFDKIVGGMTWCIEACDYDVNVDLLFHENLTIGQKIALTEKIVGVLPRMKCPFLIEPHQIQGLDFINIFPVVQWLVKRSVENRSKKADTLRKLAATQFQNHGTLESDRELQRLRAKQLANLQAIESKYLPKRGFKLRKAAGGGWIPVRPKDVADQETPDGALEDVLEADVDEEEGEEDVSVSTEQEHNISVELTEADRSTLAKTYDDMKQTLSGEAIEQVSERNRIKAQLALKLALEKKLELALSECEQLKTTVQEEEQQLKEASSQKEALEEEIRNLDNLEITEANQKILDHVKELVLKNERMKKQETQFKENCKKELAELQQKIDKAETSTPDEDMLELQRQLDMELERLKSLRLQLAKKNRSYVAIKRQLDTVPDRTELAQYQRRFLELYNQVSAKHRETKQFYTLYNTLDDTKLYLEKELSLLNSIYDNYANAMQTPHSREQFVQQFETIVEGIRATKAKLKKKCDDERAKRDGLNGQLVCLMEQQRKYATTVKQLTMECQRNEALMQHLKALKASAQQQQQQQ, from the exons ATGGCAACGAAGAACATCTTTTCCAAGCATCTGCCGAACGTGAAGCTGGCGACACGGTTCGACGCGGACGGGAACGAAATTCAG GTGGAAAGGCGGGAAGACGAAGAGCAGAAGCGGAAGGAGCAGGATATTATCGATACGCTCGTCGGTGCTGGCTACTACCGGGCCCACATACAGGGCCTGTCCTCCTTCGACAAGATAGTGGGCGGCATGACCTGGTGCATCGAGGCCTGCGACTATGACGTCAATGTGGATCTGCTGTTTCACGAGAATCTTACCATCGGTCAGAAGAT TGCTTTGACGGAGAAAATTGTCGGCGTGCTGCCCCGCATGAAGTGTCCGTTCCTGATCGAGCCGCATCAAATACAGGGGCTGGATTTTATCAACATTTTCCCGGTGGTTCAGTGGCTGGTGAAGCGTTCGGTGGAAAATCGAAGCAAAAAGGCGGACACACTGCGGAAGCTCGCGGCGACCCAGTTCCAGAACCACGGCACCCTCGAATCGGACCGGGAGCTGCAGCGGCTGCGCGCCAAGCAGCTGGCCAATCTGCAGGCCATCGAGTCGAAGTATCTGCCGAAAAGAGGGTTTAAGCTGCGTAAAGCAGCCGGTGGCGGTTGGATACCGGTGCGGCCGAAGGATGTGGCGGACCAGGAGACACCCGATGGAGCGTTGGAAGACGTGCTGGAGGCGGACGTGGACGAGGAGGAAGGAGAGGAAGACGTATCAGTGTCTACCGAACAGGAG CACAACATTTCGGTGGAGCTCACAGAAGCGGACCGTTCCACGTTGGCCAAAACATACGACGACATGAAGCAAACCCTTTCCGGCGAAGCTATCGAGCAAGTATCGGAACGAAATCGCATCAAAGCTCAGTTGGCGCTGAAGCTTGCGCTGGAGAAAAAGCTTGAGCTCGCATTAAGCGAGTGTGAGCAGCTAAAAACGACGGTACAGGAAGAGGAACAGCAGCTGAAGGAGGCCAGCAGTCAAAAGGAAGCCCTCGAGGAGGAAATTAGAAATCTCGACAATCTGGAAATTACGGAAGCTAATCAAAA AATTCTTGACCACGTCAAAGAGTTGGTGCTGAAGAATGAACGCATGAAGAAGCAGGAAACACAGTTtaaagaaaattgcaaaaaagagTTGGCAGAGTTGCAGCAGAAAATTGA CAAAGCGGAAACATCAACCCCCGATGAGGATATGCTGGAGCTGCAGAGACAGCTCGACATGGAGCTGGAGCGCTTGAAGTCGCTTCGGCTGCAGCTTGCCAAAAAGAACCGTTCCTATGTGGCTATCAAGCGCCAGCTGGACACCGTACCGGATCGTACCGAGTTGGCGCAATATCAGCGAAGATTCCTTGAGCTATACAATCAAG TGAGTGCAAAGCATCGTGAAACGAAACAATTCTACACACTGTACAACACGCTGGACGACACGAAGCTGTATCTGGAGAAGGAACTGTCGCTGCTGAATTCGATCTACGATAATTACGCGAACGCTATGCAGACGCCACACTCGCGCGAACAATTCGTGCAGCAGTTTGAAACGATCGTGGAAGGCATTCGGGCCACGAAAGCGAAGTTGAAGAAGAAATGTGACGAcgagcgagcgaaacgggacgGACTGAACGGTCAGCTGGTGTGTCTGATGGAGCAGCAGCGCAAGTACGCAACCACGGTCAAGCAGCTCACGATGGAATGCCAACGAAACGAGGCACTTATGCAGCACCTCAAAGCGCTGAAAGCAtccgcccagcagcagcagcagcagcaataa